The following proteins are encoded in a genomic region of Coriobacteriia bacterium:
- a CDS encoding ABC transporter permease — protein MEIYITAVTDAFSLLTGANPTVWQVIALSLLVSGSAICIATLIGVPLGYLLGMSRFAGRGVLVLLINTAMGFPPVVIGLFVYMALSRSGPLGGLQWLFTPQGMIMAQVILASPLVIGVSAAAIAGVPRDLRLQLRALGASRIQEGYEVLKEARGGVIVAIIAGFGAIISEVGAVSIVGGGIEGYTDVMTTAIMANVRRGELPQAMAWAVVLMGIALVVNVALTSLQSTGNSYDR, from the coding sequence ATGGAGATATACATCACGGCAGTGACGGACGCATTCAGCCTTCTGACAGGGGCCAATCCGACCGTGTGGCAGGTCATTGCCCTCTCGTTGTTGGTCTCAGGGTCTGCGATTTGCATCGCCACGCTCATCGGTGTCCCGCTCGGCTATCTCCTCGGGATGAGCCGATTTGCCGGGAGGGGCGTTCTCGTTCTGCTGATCAATACGGCCATGGGCTTTCCCCCGGTCGTCATCGGGCTCTTCGTCTACATGGCCCTCTCTCGTTCGGGGCCGCTCGGTGGTCTGCAGTGGCTGTTCACGCCACAAGGCATGATCATGGCGCAAGTCATACTTGCGTCCCCGCTCGTGATAGGGGTGTCCGCTGCCGCAATCGCTGGCGTACCGCGCGATCTTAGACTCCAGTTGCGTGCGCTTGGTGCCTCCCGCATCCAAGAAGGCTACGAGGTCTTGAAGGAGGCGCGAGGCGGCGTGATCGTAGCGATCATTGCGGGTTTCGGCGCGATCATCTCAGAGGTTGGCGCGGTGTCTATCGTGGGCGGCGGCATCGAGGGCTACACGGATGTCATGACCACCGCCATTATGGCCAATGTGCGCCGTGGCGAGCTCCCCCAGGCCATGGCATGGGCCGTGGTACTCATGGGCATCGCACTTGTGGTCAACGTCGCCCTCACATCGCTCCAGAGCACAGGGAATTCGTATGACCGCTAA
- a CDS encoding ABC transporter ATP-binding protein codes for MTANPGYLSTRASSADTPTIQGEGLRVTYRGKTVLEVDSISLAAGETFALLGSSGAGKSTLLRVLGMLERPTAGRVLYEGEPANGSRLRTRRTVAAVFQKPYLLRGTVADNVGYGLRLRRVPAAERVRQAAEALERVGLAGWQDRSALTLSGGEAQRVALARALVLRPRLLLLDEPLSYLDPLLKRQLSLEFARILADEAVTALYVTHDQDEAAVVADRIGVMREGRIVAEGDPESVLTLPNDPWVASFLGTVTSVDGVVESAVEGTLRIRCGHAAIYALGTMAVGASVRLGVRPEDVLLFEPDVPFAGTPARNRIEGVVTEVSASGVTVRVVVDLGGARISSSVSRSSAASLKLAPGAGVTAMFKSTAVRVVEC; via the coding sequence ATGACCGCTAACCCTGGGTATCTGAGCACGCGCGCCTCCTCGGCCGACACCCCCACCATTCAGGGCGAGGGGTTGCGCGTCACCTACCGGGGCAAGACGGTACTCGAGGTGGATTCGATCTCGCTCGCCGCCGGGGAGACCTTCGCGCTGCTGGGATCATCAGGAGCAGGCAAGTCGACTCTACTCCGCGTGCTCGGCATGCTCGAAAGGCCGACCGCCGGTCGCGTCCTCTATGAGGGGGAGCCAGCGAACGGGAGCCGCCTTCGCACGCGCCGCACTGTGGCTGCGGTCTTCCAGAAGCCGTACCTGCTCCGTGGTACCGTCGCCGACAACGTCGGATACGGCCTGAGGCTCCGCCGTGTTCCTGCGGCCGAGCGGGTGCGGCAGGCTGCGGAAGCCCTCGAGCGCGTCGGCCTGGCCGGATGGCAGGATCGTTCCGCGCTCACTCTGTCCGGTGGCGAGGCTCAGCGGGTCGCGCTGGCGCGAGCGCTCGTGTTGCGACCCAGATTGCTCCTCCTCGATGAGCCTCTGTCCTACCTTGACCCGCTACTGAAGCGCCAGCTGAGCCTCGAGTTCGCGCGGATTCTCGCAGACGAGGCGGTCACCGCGCTCTACGTGACACACGATCAGGATGAGGCGGCAGTGGTGGCCGATCGGATTGGGGTCATGCGGGAAGGCCGTATCGTGGCCGAAGGTGACCCGGAGAGCGTGCTGACGCTACCGAACGACCCATGGGTCGCGTCGTTCCTCGGTACGGTCACGTCCGTGGACGGCGTCGTTGAGTCTGCCGTCGAAGGCACGCTGAGGATCCGCTGCGGCCACGCTGCGATATACGCTCTCGGCACGATGGCAGTCGGCGCGTCGGTCAGATTGGGGGTCCGCCCCGAAGACGTGTTGCTGTTCGAGCCAGACGTGCCATTTGCCGGGACGCCGGCACGCAACCGGATCGAAGGTGTGGTCACCGAGGTCTCCGCATCGGGCGTCACCGTGCGCGTGGTGGTCGACCTCGGTGGGGCCCGAATTTCGTCTTCAGTTTCCCGTTCTTCAGCAGCGTCACTCAAGCTGGCGCCGGGGGCTGGCGTGACCGCGATGTTCAAGTCGACGGCGGTCA